The Neoasaia chiangmaiensis sequence CGATGTCATCGACCGGGATTGGATATCGGAAGGATACGGGACGTTCTTCCATGGCTTCGGCGATCTGGGGCTGGAACGCAAGCACAAGCCCTTCAGTAGCAAGACCGCCGATATCGCGACCTGCTGGGGCGATGATTTCTATCATCATTATGAAACGAATTTTGGCGGATATGCCCGTGAATACTCCGCCACGATGCAGGATATCGCCTATCTCAGCCATTTCCAGATGCGGTCGTTCGAGCATCTGATCCGCCGCGCCAAACGCCGCATCAGTGGCGATTTCGCCGATCAGTCTCGTTGGCGCGACATGGTTTTCCATAATAATTTCTGGGACAGGATCGCGCCGGACAACGAGGTGGAAGATCTGTTCCTGCGTGACTGCGGTTTGCTATCGACCCGATTCCTCTCGTCAGGCAAGGACGGAAACTGATGCGTTTTGCTGTTATCTTCAAAGCTCATGTATGGAATGAGACTGTCGAGCGGCAGTTTGAACGCCTGCGTTCGCATGTCACGCATGGCGACATTTATATTCTGGGCGATGGCGACGCGCATCATACTGTTCTGCCGGAAGGGGACCATGTCGTCTCCTACAGCCAGAGCGATCTGGATCGGATCGGTCTGGGACAGACAGGCAGCTTCTGGGCCAATGGCGACTATCAGACGATCCTGTTCTTTCTCGACAGGCCGCAATACGATTACTACGTGACGCTGGAATACGATGTCGGTGTATTTGCCGATATCGACCGGATCGTCGAGCGGATGCATGAGAACAATGTCGATGTCATCGCCGAGAAACTGCCGAACGATATTGCGCACTGGCCCCATCTGGGCTGTTGCATCGATTTCTACAATTTCCACGATATCAAGCCGGGCCTGTTCTGCATTTCCTTCTTCTCGAGAGCGTTGATCTCGGCGATTTATGCCCGGCGCCTGCAGCAGGTCAAAAGAAAGCGTTTGCTCAATACCAACCTGTTTCCCCTGGGCGAGGCCGTCATGGGATCGGAAGCGGCGCTGTCAGGCCTGAAGAGCGATCTGCTGCGCAACTATTGCGGGTCCCTCGATCATTATCACTGGAACATGGGCATTTCGGAGGAGATGCTGGCGGTCTTGCCGCACGAGGATACGTTCATCCATCCGCTGTGCGATGACGACAAGGTGGTGCGGAGCAACACGACGGACGATATTGTTCGGGTTGACGATCTGCTTCTGCTCAAGGCGGCGCATGTCAAGAGGCTGGATTTCTTCGCCAGGCTCTACGGCCTGCCGGAAAATGACGATGCCGATCGGCGTCGTGTCATCGCAGTCGCGGCGGAGACGCTGGATGAAGCGCCGCATATCGGTTTCCTGAAGGAAAAAATTCTGCGGAGCGGATTGATCGCGTCCCAGAGCTCCATCTCGGACTACTCCCGCCATCAAGGGGAAGCACAGGATTTGCTGCGTGCCTTTCCCAGCGGGGGCTACACGATCCATACAGAGAGGGAAGAAGGCGCGTTCTGGCGTTTCGACAGTGCCGAACCCGTCTTCGTCCGGCGCATCTACGTCTATGACCGGGCGGATATGCAGCGCTGGTATCAGTACGTCGTGAAAGCTGCTGATGAATTCGGCCGGGAGGAAACGCTTTACGCGAGCGAGAACTTCGAATTCCTGGGCGACCTCTACTGGGGGCCGCGCATTTTCGACATTAACCGGGCCATCACCAGCTTTTCGATCGGGACGATCGGCGAGGGCATGTTGCATCTGGACAGCGTCATCGTCACCGCCTGAGCGGCGCCCGACATCACAGTCGGGTGAGACGCATTGCAATATTGCGCGTGGCTGTCCGATCATGCGGCGTAGATCCGACGTCGACGACGAGAGGAACGCGCATCGTGCAGCGACGCACCTTCAACACCGTTCTGGCTGGTCTCGGCCTTTCGCTGGGTCAGGGGCGGGTTCGCGCCGTGGCGGCAACGCCCGTGCGGGTCGAGCATTTCATCCTTCAGCCCAATGGCTGGGTGCCGAACAACCAGACGCTTCCCGTCATCGTCTATCGCAATGCCCTGCCGGTTTCGGGTGACGATCCGGCCAGTGCTTTCGAGGACCTTTTCCAGCGCAATGGCTGGCCGCCGCAGTGGCGTAACGGCGTCTATTCTTTTCATCATTACCATACGATCGGTCATGAAGTGCTGGGCTTTTCCGGTGGTTCCGCGCGGCTGATGCTGGGCGGTCCCGATGCGCGGGAGGTGGCGGTGCGCGCGGGCGATATCGTCCTGCTGCCGGCGGGAACGGGTCATCAGAAAATCACGTCGGACGAGGATTTTGCAGTCGTCGGCGCCTATCCGCCGGAGCAGGGTTTCGACATCGTTCGGGCGGCGCCGGATGCGACGCAGCGCGCGCGACTGGCGCGCCTGCCCTTCCCGGCGACCGATCCGGTGGCGGGAGGCGACGGCCCCATAACCAGAGAGTGGCACTATTGATGAAGCGATTGACCCGCCGTGGAACCTTGAAAGCGCTGGCCGGCGCATGTCTCGTCGCCTCCGTGCCGGTCGCGCGTGCCGCGCCGTCGCTTCGGATCGGTATCATCGGCGCGGGGCATGTCGGCAGCACGCTGGGTGGTCTGTGGGTGAAGGCCGGTTATCACGTCATGTTCGCCGCGCAGTCACTGGACCAGCCGCGTGACGTGGCGCAGTCTCTGGGGCCGTTGGCCTCGGCTGGCACGCCGGCACAGGCGGCGGCGTTTGGCGACGTGGTGTTCCTTGCCGTGCCGTATCGCGCCATTCCGTCGCTGGGGCCGCAACTCAGCCCGATCCTGCGTGGCAAGACGGTGCTGGATGCGACCAATCCCTATGGCTTCAGGGATGGCGCGATTGCCCGGATTGCGGCGACGGATGGCGCTGGCATGACGACCCAGCGCTATTTCCCGGGCGCGCATGTGGTGCGCGGTTTCAACTCGGTGGATATGAGCAGCATCGCGAGTGAGGCGCATCGTACGCCCGACCCGCTTGCCATTCCGATTGCGGGCAATGATGCCGCGGCGTTGAAGCAGGCCGCCGAACTGGTGACGGCGGCCGGGTTCACCCCGGTCGTGACGGGCGATCTGGCGAGCGCGCGGTTGTTCCAGCCCGGCAATCCGGGTTTCGAGCTCGAAAGGGATGCTGCCGGATTGCGGGCGGCGCTTCACGTATCGCCATAGGGCCGGTGTTCACATCAGGTAGAGATAGAAGGGGATCGCGGCGAAGACGGCCCAGGTGACGAGGAAGACGATGGGTGCGCGCATGGCGAAGCGCGCCCCTTCCTTGTCGCGGCGCATCAGGTCGCGCATGTCGTTTTCCGTGGTCGCCAGCGTGAAGTCCTGCAGATGGTGGCAGCGCGTATGGAGGCTGTGTTCCTTGGCCTCCCATTTGGAAATGGCCGCGTAGGCCGCGCGGATGCCCGGCCATGCGAGCAATGCCAGTACGAAACCCAGCACGGCCAGTAGGGGCGGGATAAGCAGGACCATGTTGTCGCCCCAGCGTTTGGTCGAGCCTGTCATGGCGGTGGCGTAGGCGATCACCAGAAAGCTCTGGGAGGCGAGCAGGGCGTGCAGCCGACCGTTGACCACCTCGCTTTCGAAGCGGATTTCCGCCCGGTAGAAGGCGAGAAGCTCGCTTTCCGAGATTGGCGCGCAGCTGACGTTCTGCTGTTCTGGCGAAAGGTCGGTCATTCAGGGTGTCTCATTTTGCGATATGCCAGGGCTTCTTCGGGCTATTCTGCTCCAGTACAACACGGCAATACGTCGGGATCGGGGCCGGGATTTCGAACGCGCGAATGTGATGCACCGTACGGGCTTTCTGTCGTGACCTGATGAATCGTCCGGCGCAAGTTGCGCGCACCATTCATGGCGGGAAACTGCCATCGACAGCGTGGAACAGCATTATCGATCATGTCGTATTGGCGCATGCCCTTTCGGATTGCGTGGTTGGACGTCCCGGCTCTCAAACGCATCATCGTGCCGTTCTTTTCACTGAATTCTCTCATGCCCGGCACGGACCGGGTCCTGCTGGCGCAGGGCATTGTCTCGTCGTTGACGCTGGTATCGGCTGTATGTGTGTTCGGGCCGAAACTCGGGCCATCGGCCTTGTTCGGGGCGATGATCGCACAATGGGAGGCCGATCGTCCGCTTCGTGCCCGGCTGGGCTGTGCGCTGCTGGTTGGCGGCATCATGACGGGGACGATGGCGCTGGGCGTTCTGATCGCGCCTTATCCCTTCCTGACAGTGCCGGTCGTGGTGGCGTTCATCCTGCTCATGACGACGGGTTATTATTCCTTCGTTCTCACGCGCGGGCCGGGGCCGCTGCAACTCTTCTACGCCGTGGCCATCGGCAGTTACCTGGGGCAGTTCGGCTCGATCGGCTGGCAGGTCACGGACATCACGGCCTGTGCGGTCGCCGTGGCGGGTGTGCTGGCGGTGGTGGCGATGGTTTTTGCCCCGCACGGTCCGGAAGAGCGCGCGGTCGCGCAGGCGGAGCAATCGGTTGCGGTGTTCGTGCGCGGGGTGAACGAGACGATGAGCGCGCGCGTGCGTTCGGCCGAGCGGCATACCGCTTATGCGGCGGTCAATCGTGGCTGGCTGACGCTGCGCGCGGCTGGCAGGGGGCTGTGGGGACGTCGACAGGCACATGTTGATCGCATGATCGCCGCCAACCGCCGCCTGTCCCTGCGGATCGTGCAGGACGCCTATCCGCATGTCGATCCGGACGACGTGGGTTTCAGCACGCCGGCCCTGCGCGGGCGACCGACATGGTGGTGGCTGGTGCGCGCCAATTTTCATCGTGATTCCGTGGCGTGGTTCACGGCCGGGCGGGTCGGGCTGGCGGGCGGCATCGCCGGTGGGCTGACGCAGGTGTTCGGGCTGGGTCATCCCTATTGGGCGATTTTGTCCGCGACCCTGATCCTGCATCGCTGGATCGGTCGTCTGGCGACCACCACGCGCGCGCTGCATCGGGCGGTCGGCACGTTGCTGGGTCTGGGTCTGGTGGCCGCTGTCCTGTCGTTTCACCCCGATGCATGGGACATCATCGCCATCGTCGTAATTTGCATCATCGCGCAGAACTTCCTCGTGCAGCGCAATTATGCGCTCGGCATCGTCTTCGTGACGCCGATGGCGCTGCTCTCCATCGAGGTGGCCGGTCAGGCGGGACCGCTGTCGCGCCTGATGTCCGACCGGCTGACGGAGACGGTGATCGGCGCGACGGTGGCCATCCTTGTGACATGGAGCACCGGCCTGCACAGGCCGCGCGACATGATGCGCGCGCGCTTTCGGCGCAGCCTGCGGGCGATCCGCCAGGTTCTGGGCTGTCTCGTCAGGGCGGAGGCGGCAGCGCCCGTCGGCATCCATGCGCGTGTCGTGCTGCAATATGAACTGTTGACGACGCTGGCCGTGCTGACGCAGGCGGCGGAGGACGATCCTTCGCTCGTATCGTGGCACGATGTCGAGGTGGCGCTGGCGGATCTTGGTTATGCCGCCCTTTCCGCCTGCTGGCTGCGGGACGCGCGGGCGCTGGTGTCACCGCAGGCGGCGCTGGCCGATCTGGAGGCATTGTCTGAAAGGCTCTGCCTGACGAATGACATGCCCGCAGCGTTGCGGGAGTTGACGCGCGCATTGGGCGGCGTCCGTGCCCGGCTGGCCATGCGCCCGGCTTCATGACGGCGTGCAAGCGGGCGATTGCCGGAGGACCATGCGTTCAGGGGCGGTATTTTGGCGCGCGCTTCTGGCATCGCGCGTTTCGCGAGGATAATGTCGTGGCATGACGATGAAACATGCCCTCGCCGCCTGTCTGTTTCTCCTGACCGCGCCGGTGGCGTGGAGCGCGCCCGCGCCGCTTGCGCCCAGGGTCATTGTCGTGGCCGGTTGGGAAAACGGTGCGGATACGGGTGACGCGCCGGGCGAATATCAGGACTGGGTCGAGCGCGAGCATCTCGATACCGTCGTGCCGGTGCGCGGCGGGCCGGACAAGCCGATCCTTCGCCGCAATGCCGAGGGTGTCTATGGTCTGGTTCTGCGCAATGGCGCCACCGACCTGATGACGCTGGCGCTTGATCCGCATTTCGATCTGCACAAGACCTACTGGATCTTCACGGGCATTTCCGGCGTGGATCCGAATGTCGCCTCCGTCGGCAGCGTGGCGTGGGCGCGCTGGGTCGTGGATGGCGACGCCATGCGGGAAGTGGATGACCGCGACATTCCGAAAGACTGGCCGTACGGGCTTTATGCCATCGGGGCGGACCGGCCGAACGCCCTGCCCGTCGATGCCAATCATTATGGCTCCGTGACGGATGTCGCACAGCTCACCAAGGCCTATCCGCTCAATCAGGGGCTGGCGCGCTGGGCTTTCGCGCTGAGCCGACAGGCGGCGATGGTGGACGATCCGGCGATTGCCGCGCGCCGGGCCGCGTGGAAGGGTTTCCCCAACGCGCAGAAGGCGCCTTTCGTGATGATGGGCGAAACGCTGGGCGCGCGTCGGTACTGGCATGGCGCGTCGCGCAATCGCTGGGCGGAGGATTGGGTCAGGCTCTGGACCAGGAACCAGGGCACATTCGTGATGACGAACGAGGAGAGCCAGACCAACCAGGGCGAGATGCGCCTGCTGGCATCGCGCGGTTTCATCGATGCGGATCGCGTGATGGTGCTGCGTTCGGCCAGCAATTTCGACATGCCGCCGCCGGGCGTGCCGATCACGCAGTCCATGGGCGATGAAGGGCCGGGGCAGAACGTGGCTTTCGACAATAACGAGCGCGCGGGTGCGCCGGTCGTTCAGGCGTTGATTGCGCACTGGCCGCGTTACCGCGACCATATTCCGACCGCCGACTGAGGAGCGTGATGTCGGAGGGTTCGGCACCCGGCGCGATCGGATTCGATCCGTTATCCCCGGGCGCGCCGTGGACGCTGGCGCTGGCGCCGTCCCGCTGGACGCAGGACTTTCTTGCCCAGGGCCGACGGCTGGTCTCATGGCTGCCGGTCGGCTGGGGTCTGGGTGCGATCGCCTATTTCCTGCCGCGATCGGAGCCGGGTTTCCTGACCGCCGCCGGTCTTCTGGCGGTCGGGCTGATCCTGACGATCCGGGGCTGGCACGCGTTCTGGCCGCGCTGTCTCGGGCTTGCGCTCTGCGTGCTGGCGTTGGGCTTCCTGGACATGCGCTGGTGCGCGCATCGTCAGGCGCCGATGCCCGCCCTGCCCTCGCGCGCCGTAGTGTTGAGCGGAGATGTGCGGTCGGTCGTCGTGATGTCGCCACGCATGGATGGTGACGCGCCGGGACGACGCATCGTGCTGGACCGTGCGGTGTTCGAGACCGGCGTCGATATCGGGATGATGCCGATGCGGCGGGCGTTGCGTCTGCGGTTGCGGGATGACGATGCTGTCGATCTCCGGCCCGGGGCGCATGTGCGGTTGCGCGCCCTGCTCCGCCCCCCGCCCTTTCCTGCCTTGCCCGGCGGGCGGGATGCGCAACGCATCGCATGGTTCGACGGCTCGGCGGGAGGCGGCTACGCGCTGGGCGATGTTCGTGTTCTGTCGCAGGGGCGCGCGCCTCTGCTGGAGGGCCTGCGCGAGCGTATTGCCGGCATCGTGCAGGCCGCCCTGCCCGGCCAGTCCGGTGCGATTGCCGCGACGCTTCTGGCGGGCGAGACCGGGGGGCTTTCCGTCGGCACGCGCGACGATTTCGCCGCTGCCGGGCTGGCCCATCTGCTGGCGGTGGCCGGGCTGCATCTGGGGCTGGTCATGGGGTGTGTCATCGCCACGCTGCGATTTGCGATGGCGGCCTGGCCGTGGATCGCCCTGCGCTGGCCGTGCAAGGAGATCGCCTGTTCCATCGGGCTGGCGGGCGGTGCGGGATATGTGCTTCTGACCGGTGCGCATCTGCCCGCCATCCGCGCGCTCGGCATGGCGGGGCTGGCCACGCTGGCCCTGTTGCTCGGGCGGCGGCCGCTTTCCCTGCGCTCGCTGTCGCTAGTTGTCTGGGCCATTCTGATCGTCGCGCCGCAGGATGTTCTGGATGTCTCGTTCCAGATGTCCTTTGCCGCCGTTCTGGCGCTGATCGCCGGCTATGACGAATTGCGCGATCCGCTGATGCGCCTGCGGGGCGATGGGCGGTTCGCGCGCGTTGCGTTGTCGCATCTCGTCGCACTGGGACTGACGAGCCTGCTGGCCGGCGCGGCGACGCTTCCCGTCAGTCTGGCGCATTTCGGCATGCTGCAACCATGGTTCGTGCTGGCCAATCTTGTCGCCGTGCCGATTGCGGCGGTGTGGATCATGCCGTGCGGGCTTCTCGCCCTGCTTGCGATGCCGTTGCATCTCGCTGGCGTGCCGCTGGGTTTGATGGGCGCGGGCATCCGCGTGGTCATGCATCTCGCCCATGGCGTGGCGGGATTGCCGCTGGCCTCGCGCGCGGTGCCGATGATGCCGGGGTGGGGCCTGCTGCTTTACCTGCTGGGGTTGTGCTGGTTGTGCCTGTGGAAAGGTCCGGCGCGTTGCCTGGCCTGCGTGCCGATCGTTGTGGCGCTGGCCGCGCCGTGGATGGCGGCGCGGCCGGACGTGCTCATCGCGCCGGATGCGGGTGCCATGGCGGTGCGCATGGGCAGCGTGCTGGCCATGGGGCCGGTCAGCGGGCTGGACCGGCAGGTGGTGTCGGACTGGATGCAGGCGACCGCCCTGCCCGTCACGCCGCTTTCCGGCTGTGCCGGGGGCCTGTGCCGTGTGGGATCGGTTCTTCTGCGCCCGGACGATCGGCGGGATGGCAGCGTGCTGCCGCCCGGGGACGCTTGTCGTGGCGTGGGCCTGTTCGTCAGCCAGTCGCCGGCGCGGGAGGCGTGCCCGCAAGCTGTCGCGATCGACCGGTTCTCCGTCTGGCGGGACGGCGCGTATGCGGCCTATGCGATGCCGGGTGGCTGGCGCGTCGTCTCCGACCGGGCATGGCGCGGCGCGCGGCTCTGGGTGCCGGCGCCCGGTGGGCATGGCATGCCGAATTTGCCGATGGCCGTGGCGGAATAGGGGCCGTGTCGATGCGCCGTTCTACGGACTGGCGGCATCGGAAAGGCGATCTTCCAGAGCAAGGGAGATGGTCCGCCGCTGGGCGGCGCATTCCGTCGCCAGAAAGTCGAGAAGTGCCCTGACGGCGGGCGACAGGCCCCGTCGCGACGGGAAGATCGCGTGGACTGTGCCGGCGCGGGGTCGCCATCCGGGCAGAACCTGCACCAGACGTCCTTCCTGCACGTCCTGCCAGACCATCATGGTGGGAAGCTGCACGACGCCGATGCCGATCAGCGCGGCCTCCCGCAGGGCGGTCATGTTGTCGGTAATCAGGCGCGGTTCGTGGAAGATCATCGCGGTCTCGCCATCCGGCCCTTCCAGATTCCAGCCGTGGCTGGCGGGGCCGGTATTGAAATCGAGGCTGGGCAGGCTGGTGAGGTCCGCCGGCGACGGAAGTGGCGAGGGCACCAGCGACGGCGCGGCGACCAGGCATTGCGTGCTGCTGTCCAGCACCCGCATGACGAGGTTTTCCGGCTCGAGCGGTGGGAAACGCACGCGGATGGCGAGATCGAGCTCCTCCTCGCGCGGGTCGACACGGCGGTTCGTGCTGTCCAGCTCCAGGGTCACGGCGGGATGACGGGCGATGAAGCGGGCGAAGAGCGCGGCGAACTGGAAGTTCAGCAGCGTGACGGGACAACTTACCCGGATGACGCCGCAGGGTTCGGATTGCAGCTGTGCGATGGCCTGTTCCGCCGCTTCGGCCTCCTGAAGGATGGCGGTGCAGCGGTCGAAGAAGGCGCGACCGGTTTCGGTCACGCTGAAATGGCGGGAGGATCGCTGGATCAGCAGGGTATGCAGCCGGTCCTCAAGCAGGCGCACGCGTCGGCTGAGGAGCGATTTCTGGATACCAGTGGCGCGCGCGGCGGCGGCGAAACCGCCATGGCGCACGACCTGGGCGAAATAATAAAGATCGTTGAGATCCTTCATCGTTCTATCAGTAGAACGCTGTGTCTGATCTGACAATCTTCACGACGATCCCGGGGCACCGCATCTTCAGCACAGACGGGAGATGCGCTTCGTGCTGTCTCCGGCTGCAAGGAGGATGGCAATGCAGAAGAAAATTCTCGGCCGCTACGGAAACGACCGCGGCCACTGGGTCGGCGACGGTTTTCCGGTTCGTTCCCTGTTTTCCTACAATACGTTCGGCGAGCATCTGAGCCCGTTCCTGCTGCTCGATTACGCGGGTCCGCATGTGTTCCGGCCGACCGAAAGCCGCCGTGGGGTGGGAGAACATCCCCACAAGGGCTTCGAGACGGTGACGATCGTCTATGACGGCGAGTTGGAGCACCGCGATTCCTCCGGTGGCGGTGGTGTCATCGGGCCGGGCGATGTGCAGTGGATGACGGCGGGCAACGGCATCCTGCATGAGGAATTCCATTCCGCTGCCTATGCGCGGACGGGGGGCGAATTCCGGATGGTGCAGCTCTGGGTCAATCTTCCGGCGAAGGACAAGGGGACGCCTGCCGCCTATCAGACGCTGCACGCCGCGGAGATTCCCGCTGTTTCGCTGCCTGACGATGCGGGCCGCCTGCGCATCGTCGCGGGGTCGTATGCGGGGCGTCAGGGACCGGCGCGGATTTTCTCGCCGCTCAATGTCTGGGACGGCACGCTGCATGAGGGTGCGCAGGTCACGCTTGAATTGCCGGAGGGGCACAATACGGCCATCGTCTCTCTCGAGGGGCGGTTGATCGTCAATGGCGTGGAGGAACTGGATAACGCGCAGTTTGCCCTGCTGGGCCGGGACGGCACGGCGGTCACGCTCCAGGCTGCTCAAGCCGCCAGCTTTCTTGTGCTGACCGGCGCGCCGCTGAACGAGCCGATTGCCGGTCATGGTCCGTTCGTCATGAACACCCGTGAGGAGATCCGTCAGGCCATCGAGGATTTCAGCAACGGTCGTTTCGGTCATATGACGGCCGCCTGAAACCGGTCGGTATCGGCATGACGCGGAACGGTGCCGCGACGGTATCGGAAATGATCGCCGCCGTTGCGCATGTCGCCTGCCAGAAAAGAGGGAATTGCGATGTCAGGGAAAACATCACGTCATTTCGTGACGCTTCTGGGAAGTCTGCGTCGGGGTTCCCTGAACGGGATCGTTGCGCGGACGCTGCCGCAACTGGCGCCGGCGGGGATTGAGATTTCCATGCTGGGGTCGATCGGCGATTTGCCGCTCTACGATCCGGATTTGCAGGAGCGGGGCTTTCCCGCGCCGGTTCTTGCGATGGCCGAGCGGATCGCGGCGGCGGATGGTTTGATTATCGTGACGCCGGAATACAACTATTCCGTGCCCGGTGGGCTGAAGAACGCCCTTGACTGGCTGTCACGCATCTCGCCGCAGCCATTGGCCCGCAAG is a genomic window containing:
- a CDS encoding cupin, coding for MQRRTFNTVLAGLGLSLGQGRVRAVAATPVRVEHFILQPNGWVPNNQTLPVIVYRNALPVSGDDPASAFEDLFQRNGWPPQWRNGVYSFHHYHTIGHEVLGFSGGSARLMLGGPDAREVAVRAGDIVLLPAGTGHQKITSDEDFAVVGAYPPEQGFDIVRAAPDATQRARLARLPFPATDPVAGGDGPITREWHY
- a CDS encoding NADPH-dependent F420 reductase — its product is MKRLTRRGTLKALAGACLVASVPVARAAPSLRIGIIGAGHVGSTLGGLWVKAGYHVMFAAQSLDQPRDVAQSLGPLASAGTPAQAAAFGDVVFLAVPYRAIPSLGPQLSPILRGKTVLDATNPYGFRDGAIARIAATDGAGMTTQRYFPGAHVVRGFNSVDMSSIASEAHRTPDPLAIPIAGNDAAALKQAAELVTAAGFTPVVTGDLASARLFQPGNPGFELERDAAGLRAALHVSP
- a CDS encoding FUSC family protein codes for the protein MSYWRMPFRIAWLDVPALKRIIVPFFSLNSLMPGTDRVLLAQGIVSSLTLVSAVCVFGPKLGPSALFGAMIAQWEADRPLRARLGCALLVGGIMTGTMALGVLIAPYPFLTVPVVVAFILLMTTGYYSFVLTRGPGPLQLFYAVAIGSYLGQFGSIGWQVTDITACAVAVAGVLAVVAMVFAPHGPEERAVAQAEQSVAVFVRGVNETMSARVRSAERHTAYAAVNRGWLTLRAAGRGLWGRRQAHVDRMIAANRRLSLRIVQDAYPHVDPDDVGFSTPALRGRPTWWWLVRANFHRDSVAWFTAGRVGLAGGIAGGLTQVFGLGHPYWAILSATLILHRWIGRLATTTRALHRAVGTLLGLGLVAAVLSFHPDAWDIIAIVVICIIAQNFLVQRNYALGIVFVTPMALLSIEVAGQAGPLSRLMSDRLTETVIGATVAILVTWSTGLHRPRDMMRARFRRSLRAIRQVLGCLVRAEAAAPVGIHARVVLQYELLTTLAVLTQAAEDDPSLVSWHDVEVALADLGYAALSACWLRDARALVSPQAALADLEALSERLCLTNDMPAALRELTRALGGVRARLAMRPAS
- a CDS encoding purine-nucleoside phosphorylase — translated: MTMKHALAACLFLLTAPVAWSAPAPLAPRVIVVAGWENGADTGDAPGEYQDWVEREHLDTVVPVRGGPDKPILRRNAEGVYGLVLRNGATDLMTLALDPHFDLHKTYWIFTGISGVDPNVASVGSVAWARWVVDGDAMREVDDRDIPKDWPYGLYAIGADRPNALPVDANHYGSVTDVAQLTKAYPLNQGLARWAFALSRQAAMVDDPAIAARRAAWKGFPNAQKAPFVMMGETLGARRYWHGASRNRWAEDWVRLWTRNQGTFVMTNEESQTNQGEMRLLASRGFIDADRVMVLRSASNFDMPPPGVPITQSMGDEGPGQNVAFDNNERAGAPVVQALIAHWPRYRDHIPTAD
- a CDS encoding ComEC/Rec2 family competence protein, with the translated sequence MSEGSAPGAIGFDPLSPGAPWTLALAPSRWTQDFLAQGRRLVSWLPVGWGLGAIAYFLPRSEPGFLTAAGLLAVGLILTIRGWHAFWPRCLGLALCVLALGFLDMRWCAHRQAPMPALPSRAVVLSGDVRSVVVMSPRMDGDAPGRRIVLDRAVFETGVDIGMMPMRRALRLRLRDDDAVDLRPGAHVRLRALLRPPPFPALPGGRDAQRIAWFDGSAGGGYALGDVRVLSQGRAPLLEGLRERIAGIVQAALPGQSGAIAATLLAGETGGLSVGTRDDFAAAGLAHLLAVAGLHLGLVMGCVIATLRFAMAAWPWIALRWPCKEIACSIGLAGGAGYVLLTGAHLPAIRALGMAGLATLALLLGRRPLSLRSLSLVVWAILIVAPQDVLDVSFQMSFAAVLALIAGYDELRDPLMRLRGDGRFARVALSHLVALGLTSLLAGAATLPVSLAHFGMLQPWFVLANLVAVPIAAVWIMPCGLLALLAMPLHLAGVPLGLMGAGIRVVMHLAHGVAGLPLASRAVPMMPGWGLLLYLLGLCWLCLWKGPARCLACVPIVVALAAPWMAARPDVLIAPDAGAMAVRMGSVLAMGPVSGLDRQVVSDWMQATALPVTPLSGCAGGLCRVGSVLLRPDDRRDGSVLPPGDACRGVGLFVSQSPAREACPQAVAIDRFSVWRDGAYAAYAMPGGWRVVSDRAWRGARLWVPAPGGHGMPNLPMAVAE
- a CDS encoding LysR substrate-binding domain-containing protein; this encodes MKDLNDLYYFAQVVRHGGFAAAARATGIQKSLLSRRVRLLEDRLHTLLIQRSSRHFSVTETGRAFFDRCTAILQEAEAAEQAIAQLQSEPCGVIRVSCPVTLLNFQFAALFARFIARHPAVTLELDSTNRRVDPREEELDLAIRVRFPPLEPENLVMRVLDSSTQCLVAAPSLVPSPLPSPADLTSLPSLDFNTGPASHGWNLEGPDGETAMIFHEPRLITDNMTALREAALIGIGVVQLPTMMVWQDVQEGRLVQVLPGWRPRAGTVHAIFPSRRGLSPAVRALLDFLATECAAQRRTISLALEDRLSDAASP
- a CDS encoding pirin family protein, encoding MQKKILGRYGNDRGHWVGDGFPVRSLFSYNTFGEHLSPFLLLDYAGPHVFRPTESRRGVGEHPHKGFETVTIVYDGELEHRDSSGGGGVIGPGDVQWMTAGNGILHEEFHSAAYARTGGEFRMVQLWVNLPAKDKGTPAAYQTLHAAEIPAVSLPDDAGRLRIVAGSYAGRQGPARIFSPLNVWDGTLHEGAQVTLELPEGHNTAIVSLEGRLIVNGVEELDNAQFALLGRDGTAVTLQAAQAASFLVLTGAPLNEPIAGHGPFVMNTREEIRQAIEDFSNGRFGHMTAA
- a CDS encoding NADPH-dependent FMN reductase, which codes for MSGKTSRHFVTLLGSLRRGSLNGIVARTLPQLAPAGIEISMLGSIGDLPLYDPDLQERGFPAPVLAMAERIAAADGLIIVTPEYNYSVPGGLKNALDWLSRISPQPLARKPVAIQTVSPGAIGGARAQYHLRQSLVFMDAIVLNKPEVMIGQAAEKFDTARLELTDQRTQDFLARQIQALADLAHVVGKPSAV